From a single Micromonospora carbonacea genomic region:
- a CDS encoding ABC transporter permease, with the protein MSEHGAKRSSLAASAQAMGRGVQSLWLLAALLVVWEIAARLAGSLFVPPVSQIFAAFVDTWLSGSPSSLFLSDQFRTDVVPSLARLGLGYGAAAAIGISAGILIGVWRPAGAFFNPLIRLGMSVPVTALLPIAIVIFGITSGMNVFLIALGCLWPILINTYDGVRGLDRTVVTAAKSMRLTRRRYFLQVLLPGASPAIFAGMRISIGIALVLMVISELYAATAGLGFYIVSQQRLFRFPELWAAIVLLALLGILFNAIFAVVERVLLRWHRNVRPEGAESH; encoded by the coding sequence ATGAGCGAACACGGAGCGAAGCGGTCGAGCCTGGCCGCCTCGGCGCAGGCGATGGGACGCGGCGTGCAGTCGCTGTGGCTGCTCGCGGCACTGCTGGTGGTGTGGGAGATCGCCGCCCGGCTGGCCGGGTCCCTGTTCGTCCCGCCGGTGTCGCAGATCTTCGCCGCGTTCGTCGACACCTGGCTCTCCGGCTCGCCGTCGTCGCTCTTCCTCAGCGACCAGTTCCGGACCGACGTTGTGCCCAGCCTCGCGCGACTCGGCCTCGGCTACGGCGCGGCGGCGGCGATCGGCATCAGCGCCGGCATCCTGATCGGAGTGTGGCGACCCGCCGGAGCGTTCTTCAACCCGCTGATCCGGCTGGGCATGTCCGTGCCGGTGACCGCGCTCCTGCCCATCGCCATCGTGATCTTCGGCATCACCAGCGGGATGAACGTCTTTCTCATCGCGCTGGGCTGCCTGTGGCCGATCCTCATCAACACCTACGACGGGGTACGCGGACTCGACCGCACGGTGGTCACCGCCGCCAAGAGCATGCGGCTGACCCGACGCCGCTACTTCCTCCAGGTCCTGCTGCCCGGCGCCAGCCCCGCGATCTTCGCGGGAATGCGGATCAGCATCGGGATCGCCCTGGTGCTCATGGTGATCTCCGAGCTCTACGCCGCCACGGCGGGCCTCGGCTTCTACATCGTGAGCCAGCAGCGGCTGTTCCGGTTCCCGGAACTGTGGGCGGCCATCGTGCTGCTGGCGCTTCTGGGCATCCTCTTCAACGCCATCTTCGCCGTCGTCGAGAGGGTGCTGCTCAGGTGGCACCGCAACGTGCGGCCGGAAGGCGCGGAGAGCCACTAG
- a CDS encoding AbiTii domain-containing protein, which yields MLKKQTEALRLAEDLLEDIELSRVDAENLLLKASRLARLIGDEDSLQWLQLELNGYTFNQSTRPHLKRSGRIYKNEKGEERAKTGSLGAIAASIKSLEGMLSTLHTPSLSGEHLSTALNAHYRNVGQVTSSIAELSAIRSAVIANLYEIATRTYHELLFSESQGELFESTRQHIDSMLAPLSGTALTKVESIIERLDAGDPEAISQAMSTCRRLIDSFADAVFPPQEEPIQHGEQKVDVRKSNVLNRIDAFVRQCTSSKSRQGRLRQAMRGIYDRVSTGIHNDVTLSEARYLFLETYVLLGEILSLKTPSPTQIS from the coding sequence GTGCTGAAGAAGCAGACTGAAGCACTGAGACTAGCTGAAGATCTTCTTGAGGACATCGAGCTTAGTCGAGTCGACGCCGAGAATTTGCTACTCAAAGCTTCTCGGCTCGCCCGATTGATCGGCGACGAGGATAGCCTGCAATGGCTGCAACTAGAACTAAATGGCTACACCTTCAATCAATCGACGCGCCCACACCTGAAGCGTTCGGGTCGAATATACAAGAACGAAAAGGGTGAAGAGCGGGCGAAGACAGGGAGCCTTGGGGCGATTGCTGCAAGCATCAAATCCCTAGAGGGAATGTTGAGCACTCTCCACACACCCAGCCTTAGCGGCGAACATTTGAGCACCGCACTGAATGCCCATTACCGAAACGTAGGCCAGGTCACGAGCAGCATTGCCGAACTGTCCGCCATTCGCTCTGCCGTAATCGCAAACCTATACGAAATCGCGACCCGAACGTATCATGAACTGCTCTTCAGTGAATCACAAGGAGAGCTGTTCGAGTCGACTCGGCAGCATATCGACTCGATGCTCGCCCCATTGAGCGGCACAGCACTCACGAAGGTTGAGTCGATCATCGAGCGCCTGGATGCTGGCGACCCTGAAGCCATCAGCCAAGCCATGAGCACATGCCGACGCCTTATTGACAGCTTTGCTGATGCTGTATTCCCTCCACAGGAAGAGCCGATTCAGCATGGAGAACAGAAGGTCGACGTACGCAAGTCAAACGTACTGAACCGGATTGATGCCTTTGTCCGACAATGCACCAGCAGCAAGAGTCGCCAAGGTCGCCTTCGGCAGGCGATGCGAGGAATATATGACCGAGTCTCCACCGGAATTCACAATGACGTGACACTCTCAGAAGCGAGGTATCTGTTCCTCGAAACATATGTTCTACTCGGAGAGATTCTGTCCCTCAAAACACCATCACCTACACAGATCTCGTAG
- a CDS encoding dihydrofolate reductase family protein has protein sequence MRKLTFGMNLSLDGYIAAPGDDLGWSAPNDELFQWWSDRVGATGTGLYGRRLWETMSSHWPSADQRPGATPAEVEFARRWRDMPKVVFSSTISTVDWNARLFAGDAVTEIARLRAEDGGSLDISSPTLAAGAMRAGLIDEYTLVTHPVLLGGGKPFFTALDNWVNLTLVETRTFPGGVVLTRYETRR, from the coding sequence ATGCGGAAACTGACCTTCGGCATGAACCTGAGCCTGGACGGCTACATCGCCGCGCCCGGCGACGACCTCGGCTGGAGCGCGCCGAACGACGAGCTGTTCCAGTGGTGGTCCGACCGGGTGGGGGCGACGGGCACGGGGCTGTACGGGCGCAGGCTGTGGGAGACGATGAGTTCCCACTGGCCGTCCGCCGACCAGCGGCCGGGTGCCACCCCGGCGGAGGTCGAGTTCGCCCGTCGTTGGCGGGACATGCCGAAGGTGGTGTTCTCCTCGACGATCAGCACGGTCGACTGGAACGCGCGTCTGTTCGCCGGCGACGCGGTCACCGAGATCGCGCGGCTCAGGGCCGAGGACGGCGGCTCCCTGGACATCTCCAGCCCCACCCTCGCCGCCGGGGCCATGCGCGCCGGGCTGATCGACGAGTACACGCTCGTCACCCACCCGGTCCTGCTGGGCGGCGGCAAGCCGTTCTTCACCGCCCTCGACAACTGGGTGAACCTGACCCTGGTGGAGACCAGGACGTTCCCTGGCGGCGTGGTGCTGACGAGGTACGAGACCAGGCGCTGA
- a CDS encoding ABC transporter ATP-binding protein produces MKSVTIQPHQPGPGTDTPVLAVQELGKSYPSRKGDVLAVRSIDFAVHAGQFVSVVGPSGCGKTTLMMCIAGLLPITTGSVMFRGDRMSGPRDGVAVVFQDYSRSLFPWLTVEKNVALPLRDRGLPRTEIRDRVRESLEMVGLAHAAALHPWQLSGGMQQRVAIARGLAVRPEMLIMDEPFASVDAQTRASLEDLLLKVWAETGTTVLFVTHDIDEAVYLSDRVVVLSQGPSVVVEDLPVELERPRDQIATKQTALFGELRENVYSLVMASQRRTSLSGDAH; encoded by the coding sequence ATGAAGTCCGTGACGATCCAACCGCACCAACCGGGCCCCGGCACCGACACGCCCGTGCTGGCCGTGCAGGAACTCGGCAAGTCGTACCCCTCGCGCAAGGGCGACGTCCTCGCCGTCCGCAGCATCGACTTCGCCGTGCACGCCGGCCAGTTCGTGTCGGTCGTCGGCCCCTCCGGCTGCGGCAAGACGACCCTCATGATGTGCATCGCCGGACTCCTGCCCATCACCACCGGGAGCGTCATGTTCCGGGGGGACCGCATGTCGGGCCCGCGGGACGGCGTCGCGGTCGTCTTCCAGGACTACAGCCGGTCGCTGTTCCCCTGGCTCACCGTCGAGAAGAACGTCGCCCTGCCCCTGCGGGACCGCGGGCTGCCCCGCACCGAGATCCGCGACCGCGTACGGGAATCACTGGAGATGGTGGGCCTGGCCCACGCCGCGGCGCTGCACCCGTGGCAGCTCTCCGGCGGCATGCAGCAGCGCGTCGCCATCGCGCGGGGTCTCGCCGTACGGCCCGAGATGCTGATCATGGACGAGCCCTTCGCCTCGGTGGACGCCCAGACCCGGGCCAGCCTGGAGGACCTGCTGCTCAAGGTCTGGGCCGAGACCGGCACGACGGTGCTGTTCGTGACCCACGACATCGACGAGGCCGTCTACCTGTCCGACCGGGTGGTCGTGCTGTCGCAGGGGCCGTCCGTCGTCGTCGAGGACCTGCCGGTCGAGCTGGAACGGCCCCGCGACCAGATCGCGACCAAGCAGACGGCGCTCTTCGGCGAACTCCGCGAGAACGTCTACTCCCTGGTCATGGCGTCACAGCGGCGCACCTCCCTGTCCGGCGACGCGCACTGA